A segment of the Ipomoea triloba cultivar NCNSP0323 chromosome 1, ASM357664v1 genome:
AGAAAGCCAGACAACAACTAATGCGTTAACAGGAGACAATCAGAAATGTGTGAACTACATGGCTGTCTGCCCGGGGAGCCCTGTTTCTGTAGTTCAACAGAATGGTACAGCACGACCAAGCAATATTAATGCTTGCCGGGCATTCTTAGAAATAACACGTGATTATAGCAGTTACTGATTTCTAAAGGCTCCATACCATGGACCGCTGAGTAGAAACAGAGCCTTTGGACTGTGCATCACACGAGAGAGACCGGCACATGGTCTTGTGAGACTGCCCAGACGATTTAAGCATGCGATGCCTTGATCTATTGGACTTTTGAGTATCATCAGATGctaaagaaataaagaacaGCAAGTACATGGATTATTCAGTGGTCAGCAAAAggagaaaaggggaaaaaagaaCTCGTAAAGAACTGTGAAAACACAACTAAAGAGCATAAAGAATCCTATGTTACAACCGTAGAAAAAAACACATATGGAGTAGAATAGTAGTAACCCACTTTCACATGACTAGAAAATTTCACAAACAAAAAGCAAATCATGAAGATAAAGTCATGCCGGCATTACCAACTTTTTACAACACTAGAAAGTTTTTATATCAGAAATCATTTTGCAATAACTAATTCCATCCCACTGGTGAGACACATATATCTCTCTCATTCTCTTTAGTTATCTCATATCTGCCATAGTAATTCACTATTCGCACAATTGCACGGCTGTACAACATAACACTGAAATCAAAAAACACAACCAAATAAAACATCTCGAAAATGGAATAAATTATGACAGCACATCAGAATCTACCACTGAGAATGATACCGAACTGAATAATTACTCACCCATATCAGAACCATTCCACTGAAAATTCTCGAATTCAAGGTCATCATCTTCCTCATTCCCAGTAGGAGCTTCAATCACACTCAGAGCATTCCTTTGCAGCTTAACCTCTATGCCATTTGTAAGCACCTGCAATTTCATTCATCCAATTATCTTAGAACTAAACACTGCAAGTCTGCAATCCACACTACTAGCACATGTGAATAGAGCATTTcaattgattattttatttgtgcCATTCCCATAAAGACTAAATGGAAGCCAATCTACAAGATAGATATTTAACTTTATCAAAAGTCCAAAAAACAACAGAATTCACAATCCCTTTTCCCATATATTCGATAAACAATAGACAATGGAGAAAATCACAGTTCAAGACAATATCAGGCCACTAAAAAACAGTAAAAAGAAGtgaataaataaactaaaaattcAAATAGAGTACATTGGAAGCAGATTAAGCCAAGATCTAATGCAATTACTCCAAAACATGAAAAGAAACAAACTTTTTGGAGGGAATTACCAGCCAATGCCATCCACCAAGGCCAACAGCTTTCTTGACCACACCCTCAAGGCCCACGAGCACCGACTTTGTACGGTTGTTTCCGGTGACAACCACCTTGGTGTGGCGAGGCAGCACGGTGAGCTCCTCCTCGCTGCTCTCCCCGCAGCTCGGCAATTGCGAGAACCCACCAACGCGATGCACTGAGCTACTCTGCACTGTTTCGAGCATGTTTCTTCAATTCCCTATTTCAGCCGGGAGAATTTGGTTCAGAACTCAGCGAAATCGTGCAATTCAGCCCAGGAAAATGGAACCCACGGAGAGATCGCGCATTGTGGAGTTGAAAAAATGCAGTCTTGGAGGGAAAAGAGTAGGAAAATGGTGCGAAATTTGGGATTTTTTGAGAAGAAGAAAACACAGTGGttgaagagagagaaa
Coding sequences within it:
- the LOC116015988 gene encoding uncharacterized protein LOC116015988; translated protein: MLETVQSSSVHRVGGFSQLPSCGESSEEELTVLPRHTKVVVTGNNRTKSVLVGLEGVVKKAVGLGGWHWLVLTNGIEVKLQRNALSVIEAPTGNEEDDDLEFENFQWNGSDMASDDTQKSNRSRHRMLKSSGQSHKTMCRSLSCDAQSKGSVSTQRSMKVDLSKLEMAALWRYLRHFNLVGSIPNPSKEQLIDIVQRHFMSQQLDELQVIVGFVQAAKRLKTVCK